The Betta splendens chromosome 24, fBetSpl5.4, whole genome shotgun sequence DNA window AAGTTTTAGAAGAAGAATTACAGTGAACCTTATGTCTGTCATATCAGTGATCCCCTGATCATGTAGTACAGCTTTACCCATTTCCGCCATCCTTTTCACTGTTGGAAACATACAAACATAACACATTAAGGACTAAActacaaaaagatgaaattaaGATCTGTGTATACAGAGCACATTACATGCAGCATGAGGTATTTTCTATACGATAGCATCAGAAGCAGCCAAAAAAGGTAAAGGTATAGCAGTGCCATAAAAACAGTGCTATTAGTAGGTCAGTGATACTggaaaatcaaaaaaaaaacattgaacaTGTTTACTATTGAATTTAACAGTTTTGCAGAGTTATTTCAATTTTACTACAATAAGAAGTATGATCTGAAGAAGGAGCAGCTGTTTAATAGAGGTGGTAGTTCAGTAGTTTTTTATACTCATTAGTGATCGTTTGTGCAGTTTCATTAGAACTGACCAAGGCTGATGTGTTCCTTTtgcagtgaggagcagctgacTATGTGCTGTGTGGGTACAACCAGGTAATGGTGAGGAGCCGCAGGGTTAATGTCTTTGAAACACACCAGCTCCTCATTCTGTGAGAGGGAAGGGAAATATTGCATATAGACATGTAAACAATAGGcaagtgaatgcagcattgattAGTACAGGACAGTTGTTAACAACTGACAACAAACTAATACACATCTGGATTTCTGGTGCACCTGTGGCACGAGGGCAACAGCTGCTGATCCTCAGCTTGTATGTGACTTATGAAATTATTTTTCCGTTAATAGGAGAATTGAGCTCCCAGGCTTTATTACTCTAAAGTACCTAAAAGTCCAGTTTACCTACCTTTTTCACAATCTCGGCTTCTTTGTCTTCACCGCTGGCTATATGACAGAAAATACAGAATTTGATTCTGTTGTTTAAACCTGCCGCTGCCATCTTTGTCTTCTGTCGCCCATGACAAACTGAAGGAAGAGATGAAGACTATTTCTCTGTTATCTGAGCACCAGGAAGTAAAAACAGAAACTAACACAGCCTCTACAGTCTGTACAGGACGTGTAATGATGTTATATTAACGCCACGTTAGTCATgatgtcatatagttatatagtAATATATGTACTAAATACTACTACTATATAAAGTCGTTTCATATTCTAAACACTTAGAACAGCATAGTACCGCGTATTAGAACGATTATTGCTTCACACTACTGAAAAATACCTGGTTgtcaaaaaatttaaaaaggttGAAAGCCTGAAATCATCGGAGCATTTCATCGTCTCATACTTGTCTCGGGGTACCGTTGATCCAGTATCGGTCCGGCGAGTTACAAACCGGAGGACACACGCTCTGCTCTT harbors:
- the LOC114849480 gene encoding adenosine 5'-monophosphoramidase HINT3-like, translated to MAAAGLNNRIKFCIFCHIASGEDKEAEIVKKNEELVCFKDINPAAPHHYLVVPTQHIVSCSSLQKEHISLVKRMAEMGKAVLHDQGITDMTDIRMGFHQPPFISVNHLHLHVLAPVSQISKYMAYKFTPETCPFVTEESLRKRLKANNPLLKGCFRDCSCVLYLD